From a region of the Arachis ipaensis cultivar K30076 chromosome B09, Araip1.1, whole genome shotgun sequence genome:
- the LOC107614674 gene encoding uncharacterized protein LOC107614674 codes for MGFNHAIVEEAVGFVGGIWILWKNDDFKIKVMSTHKQFVHMEIENNQRRTWSLTAVYASPQEAQRKEMWELLHNISRNMNLPWLMIGDFNDIAEQSEKKGGGGNDAYACRRFRGWIDKCNLIDVGYSGSRFTWKGGIREGQERVYKRLDRALCNSEWRTNFSNAFVEVLPRIQSDHHPLLLHTRPETSIQGERPFRYEAMWNTHEDLPKVIRSAWNNEYDFPVALNNLTKSLKKWNNETFGNIFRKKRRLLNRIQGIQKSRLYGRNKFLDGLEKDLSEELEKILDQEEIFWLQKSRQKWLVEGDRNTKYFHTKTLVRRRKNKIVKLRNNNGIWCEEVEAVKSIVSNFFTDLYRDERPKRPTIRCSWQYKRLEEEQKQMLERMPIPSEIEEAIHSIGSLKAPGEDGYPALFFKENWKVLQCSICAFIPKLWQDPPLNTTSKPNSSNTYTQDQPA; via the coding sequence ATGGGATTCAATCATGCCATTGTCGAAGAAGCTGTCGGTTTCGTTGGAGGGATCTGGATCCTCTGGAAGAACGATGATTTCAAAATCAAAGTTATGTCAACCCACAAGCAATTTGTGCATATGGAAATTGAAAACAATCAGCGGAGGACATGGAGCCTTACGGCTGTATATGCAAGTCCACAGGAAGCACAAAGAAAAGAAATGTGGGAGCTTTTGCACAACATCTCAAGAAACATGAACTTACCATGGCTGATGATAGGTGATTTCAATGACATCGCAGAGCAAAGTGAGAAGAAAGGAGGAGGGGGAAATGATGCCTATGCGTGTAGACGCTTCAGAGGCTGGATTGACAAATGCAACCTCATAGACGTAGGTTATTCAGGATCAAGATTCACATGGAAGGGGGGAATAAGAGAAGGCCAAGAAAGAGTTTATAAAAGGCTGGATCGAGCTTTATGCAACTCAGAGTGGCGTACAAATTTTTCAAATGCATTTGTGGAGGTGCTGCCAAGAATACAATCAGACCATCACCCTTTGTTGCTACACACAAGACCTGAGACTAGTATCCAAGGAGAGAGACCTTTCAGGTATGAAGCCATGTGGAATACACATGAAGACCTCCCAAAGGTTATTAGAAGTGCTTGGAATAATGAGTATGACTTTCCAGTAGCCTTAAACAATTTAACTAAAAGTCTGAAAAAATGGAATAATGAAACTTTTGGTAACATATTTCGAAAGAAAAGGAGGCTTTTGAATAGAATTCAAGGGATACAAAAATCCAGGCTTTATGGTAGGAATAAGTTTCTTGATGGGCTGGAAAAAGACCTTTCGGAGGAATTGGAAAAAATCCTTGATCAAGAGGAGATCTTCTGGCTACAAAAATCCAGACAAAAGTGGCTAGTAGAAGGAGATAGAAACACTAAATATTTTCACACAAAAACTCTGGTGCGCAGAAGGAAGAACAAGATAGTGAAGCTGAGGAACAATAATGGTATATGGTGTGAAGAGGTAGAAGCTGTAAAATCGATAGTCTCAAATTTTTTCACTGACCTATACCGAGATGAAAGACCAAAGCGCCCCACTATTCGATGCAGTTGGCAATATAAAAGATTGGAAGAAGAACAGAAACAGATGTTAGAAAGAATGCCCATTCCAAGTGAGATTGAAGAAGCTATCCACAGCATAGGTTCCCTAAAGGCGCCTGGAGAAGACGGATACCCTGCGTTGTTCTTTAAAGAAAATTGGAAGGTCCTCCAATGCTCCATCTGTGCTTTCATTCCGAAACTATGGCAAGACCCCCCCCTCAATACAACAAGTAAACCAAACTCTTCTAACACTTATACCCAAGATCAACCAGCCTGA
- the LOC107619344 gene encoding phosphatidylcholine:diacylglycerol cholinephosphotransferase 1, which produces MDGGAPTFSADSAAAAATTAKTETQTPALANGAVKRRSGGNNRTEAAANGVKVMAAKKALHYHSYSRPSFLKWRLQDAVHVATHHWMPCLFAVGLLFFMAVEYTLRMVPPSSPPFDLGFIATRSLHHLLQDSPNLNTVLAFLNTVFVGMQMIYIMGAWLIEGRPRATISALFMFTCRGILGYSTQLPLPQGFLGSGVDFPVGNVSFFLFFSGHVAGSVIASLDMRRMKRHELAWLFDVLNLLQAVRLLGTRGHYTIDLAVGVGAGILFDSLAGKYEEFSHSKLLSLNGDHINGVANHTKRNLIP; this is translated from the exons ATGGACGGTGGTGCACCCACTTTCTCTGCTGATTCCGCCGCCGCAGCCGCCACCACAGCTAAGACAGAGACACAAACGCCAGCATTAGCTAACGGAGCCGTTAAGCGAAGGAGCGGCGGTAATAACCGAACGGAAGCAGCAGCTAACGGCGTTAAAGTGATGGCAGCGAAGAAGGCGTTGCATTACCATTCTTACTCTCGACCCTCGTTCTTGAAGTGGAGACTGCAGGATGCTGTACACGTGGCGACACACCATTGGATGCCGTGTTTGTTCGCGGTGGGCTTGCTGTTCTTCATGGCCGTGGAGTACACGCTCCGAATGgttcctccttcttctcctccgTTTGATTTAGGGTTCATCGCCACGCGCTCACTCCACCACCTGCTTCAAGATTCTCCTAATCTCAACACCGTTTTGGCCTTCCTCAATACG GTATTTGTAGGAATGCAAATGATTTATATCATGGGAGCATGGTTGATTGAAGGAAGACCAAGAGCAACAATCTCAGCACTATTCATGTTCACATGTCGTGGGATTTTGGGTTATTCCACTCAGCTTCCATTGCCACAG ggatttctgggTTCCGGGGTGGATTTCCCCGTTGGGAACGTAtcgttcttcttgttcttctccgGCCACGTGGCCGGATCAGTGATCGCGTCACTGGACATGAGGAGAATGAAGAGGCACGAGCTGGCGTGGTTGTTCGACGTGCTGAATTTGTTGCAAGCAGTGAGGTTGTTAGGGACAAGGGGCCATTACACCATTGATTTGGCAGTTGGTGTTGGTGCTGGGATTCTCTTTGATTCTCTTGCAGGCAAGTACGAGGAGTTTAGCCACAGCAAGTTATTAAGTCTCAATGGTGATCATATCAATGGTGTTGCCAACCATACAAAACGAAATTTGATTCCATGA